Sequence from the Elusimicrobiota bacterium genome:
GCAGCCCGCGGTCCCGGTCCGCGAAGAACTCCTCGTCGTGGAACTCGACCGCGTCGAGACGGTAGCGCTCCGCCAGGACGGACGCCCGGCGGGCGGCATGCTCGGGCGACATCCGCCGCCAGCGCCGGCTGGAGAGGACGGGCTGGCAGCAGAACGCGCAGGCGTGAGGGCAGCCGAAGGAGGTGATGAACGGCAGGCTGCGCACGGGCCGGCCGAACAGCATGCGGCCGGAGACGTAGTTCTCCACGTCCACGAGCTGGTAGGGGAGCTCCGCGAGCTGTTCCGGATCCTCGGGAGCGCCGGCCTCGCCCTGGAGCACCGCGCCGCCCTCGGATTTGTAGGCGATGTTGGGGACGCCCCGCCAATCCTTCCCGGCCCTCAGCGCGTCGACGAGCAGGCGGAACGTCCGCTCTCCCGCGCCGATGACGACGATGTCGACCAGGGGATGCTCCGCCGTCTGCGCCGCCGCCAGGGTCGGATGATTCCCGCCCCAGACGATGGGAAGGTCCGGGGCGGCGTCGCGCACCAAGCGCGCGGCCGCAAGCCCGTGCCGGATCTGCGCGCCCGTCATGGAGGAGATGCCGACGCACAGCGTGTCCGCGCCCAGGGCCCGCTTCAGGGACCGCGGCCAGTCCGGGTCCACGCGCTGGTCGATGACGGCCACGTCGTAGGAGTCGGCCACGCCCGCGGCGACCGCCAGCGCCGAGAGCGGAAGCCACACGGACAGCCCC
This genomic interval carries:
- a CDS encoding radical SAM protein gives rise to the protein MAQIVLVYPLTGLDVRGLSVWLPLSALAVAAGVADSYDVAVIDQRVDPDWPRSLKRALGADTLCVGISSMTGAQIRHGLAAARLVRDAAPDLPIVWGGNHPTLAAAQTAEHPLVDIVVIGAGERTFRLLVDALRAGKDWRGVPNIAYKSEGGAVLQGEAGAPEDPEQLAELPYQLVDVENYVSGRMLFGRPVRSLPFITSFGCPHACAFCCQPVLSSRRWRRMSPEHAARRASVLAERYRLDAVEFHDEEFFADRDRGLRIAERIGGAFSWYVQTRMDDLLALDLAALEKNGLSAVQPGLESGSDRVLEFVRKQETVRQYRAANAALARTGIEATYNFMMGFPTETPPEVAATVDLALELLDANPNARVSGFYVFVPYPGSELYALAVKAGFAPPRSLEDWSLFTRHHISAPWIADREPLEYLMLTSKLIDGRRWRNVVGNPLARGLLSRLSRRYRADWKRHRFKMTWDTRLLELLASRTFGRWT